GTCTTTAAAACCTTATTCGTCTGCTCGTGATGAATTTGAAGATTTTGATACTGCTAATATGGTTTTTCTGGATGCTAATGAAAATCCATTTGAAAATGGTGTAAATCGCTATCCAGATCCACAGCAAAATAGCGTAAAACAGATTTTGGCTAAACAAAAAATGATTAACCAAAATCAGATTCTATTAGGAAACGGAAGTGATGAAGTACTTGATTTATTGTTTCGTGCTTTTTGCGAACCTAAAAAAGACAATGTAATTTCATTACCTCCAACTTATGGAATGTACGGTGTTTTGTCCAATATAAACGATGTAGAAAATAGAGAAGTTTTACTTTCTGAAGATTTTCAACCTCAGATTGAGAAAATCTTAAGTTCTGTGGATGAAAACACTAAAATTATCTTTTTATGCTCACCAAATAATCCAACAGGAAACTCATTTTCTGATGAAAGCATTGTCACTTTATTGCAGAATTTTAGAGGATTAATTGTTATCGATGAAGCGTATATTGATTTCTCTAAAAAAGAAAGTTGGATTAATGAATTGGATGCTTATCCTAATTTAGTAATCACTCAAACACTTTCTAAAGCTTATGGTTTAGCTGGAATACGATTAGGGATTTGTTATGCTACAGAAGCGGTTATCTCCGTTTTGAATAAAATAAAACCTCCTTATAACGTAAACGAACTAACGCAACAAAGAGCCGGTTTACGATTAAAAGAAACGGCTAAAATAAATACTGAAATAGCGTCTATTATAAAGCAAAGAGAGCAATTACTTAAAGTATTACTTAATATAAGTTTTATAGAAAAAATATATCCTACTGAAGCCAATTTTATACTGGTAAAAGTGGACGATGCTAATAAACGATACGATGAGTTAATTGCAAAGGGAATTGTAATTAGAAATAGAAATTCTCAACCTTTATGCGAAAATTGCCTTCGTTTAACAATTGGAACTGAAGCTGAAAATGCGATTTTGATTAAAGAATTGAAGTCGCTAAAATAAAAAACATTAACCTCTAAACCGATATTGCGTGAGGGATAGAGGCGGTATCCTTTTACCAGCGAAGCAAGGTAAAAGATTAAGCCGAAAGCCCGACCCTGAGGGGCACGCCCAAAATATAATTAAT
The nucleotide sequence above comes from Flavobacterium branchiarum. Encoded proteins:
- the hisC gene encoding histidinol-phosphate transaminase; protein product: MGNFDINNLVRKNVKSLKPYSSARDEFEDFDTANMVFLDANENPFENGVNRYPDPQQNSVKQILAKQKMINQNQILLGNGSDEVLDLLFRAFCEPKKDNVISLPPTYGMYGVLSNINDVENREVLLSEDFQPQIEKILSSVDENTKIIFLCSPNNPTGNSFSDESIVTLLQNFRGLIVIDEAYIDFSKKESWINELDAYPNLVITQTLSKAYGLAGIRLGICYATEAVISVLNKIKPPYNVNELTQQRAGLRLKETAKINTEIASIIKQREQLLKVLLNISFIEKIYPTEANFILVKVDDANKRYDELIAKGIVIRNRNSQPLCENCLRLTIGTEAENAILIKELKSLK